Genomic DNA from Hymenobacter jejuensis:
GCGGCGGTCGGCATCCGTAATCTGGCCATCGCCATTGATGTCTTCATATTTAACATCGCCGGGCTTGGCACTGGGCTGCACTTTGTGGGCATCTACGTCGGCTTGGGTCTGGAAAATCCCCAGCTTGTGCATCAGGTAGAAAGCGCCAACTGGCTGACCGGCTTCGGTACGGGCTACGCCGCTGGGACCGCCCGGATAGTTCTGGCCTTCGAATGCCAACTCTTTCACTCTGTTTTTCAGGGTGGTTAGGTTAGCGCTAACACCGTAACGGAAGTCTTTTTGCGGGTCGGAGGTGTAGCCCAGCTGGAACTCAAAACCCCGGTTCTCCAACCGTCCTAGGTTCGTATAAGGGTTTACACCCACGTTTCCTTCGAAGAAGGGAATGGCCGGGTTAACGAGCGCATTCTTGGTCTTCGAGATGTAGTAGTCGGCCGCCAACGTCACGCGGTTTTCCATTAGGCCCAGATCGAAGCCTATGTTGGTAGTAGCCCGGCTCTCCCACTTTAAGTTCTTGCTAGCCAACTGGTTCTGAATAGCACCGTTTACAACGGTTCCATTAAACGGATAGTTGACGTTAGAATTTATTAAACCAAACGACAGATACTCAGGCAGTTGGTCATTACCCAGTTCGCCGTAGCTCGCGCGTAGCTTCAGGTCGCTTATTCCCGATACGCCGGAGAAGAAAGCTTCTTTGCTGATGCGCCAGCCGCCGGAGAAGGCGAAGAAATCGCCCCACTTGTTGGCGGGGTCTACCAAGGAAGATCCGTCGTGGCGGTAAGCCCCCGTCAGCAGGTAGCGGTCATCGTAGTCGTAAGCTACCTGGGCCAGGTACGAGCGCTTGGTCCAACGGCGCGTGCCGCCGTCTACGCTCGACGATCCAGTGGCAGCTCCCAACGACCAGTAGTACGTGGGCCCCGTACCAAACCCTTGCGCTGTAGCATTGGTAAATTTGTAGGTATTCTTTTGTTCGGTATAACCCACAACCGCGTTCACGTTATGGTTACCGAAGCTTTTCTGAAAGTTCAGAGTGTTTTCAGCCAAAAGGAAAAGCCGGTCGCCACGGCCTTCAAATAGTTCGGCTGGCCGAACTGGCTCGTTCATGCGCAAGCCGCCAGCTTGGCCATACTTGCGTTCAGTCCGGTCCTGAAAACTTAGGTATTCCATGCCCAAGTTCAGCCGGTACCGCAGGAAATCAAAAATGTTGATTTCGGGGGCAAGCGAAGCGATAAGTCGATTTTCGGTGTTGGTGTCGTTGTATACTTTCTGTAAACCAACCGGGTTAGTACCAAACGTCACTTGGTTGGTGTTACCGAAGCCGAAGCCACTAACGGTAGTTGGGTCGTACACCGGAATGATGGGCAGCATCCGAATCACGTCGATGAACGGAATGCCATTTACCCGCTTGGTGAAAGCCCGTGAAAGCTGCGCCGACTGATCCATGTGGAACTTGCCACGGGTAATCCCCGAATTCAGGCGCAGGCTGTAGCGGTCGAATTTCGGCCCTACAATCGTTCCTTTCTGATTGAAATAGCTGCCCGAAATATTGTAGTTGGCAAACTCGCTAGCTCCGCTCAGGCCCAAGCTGTAGTTCTGCACACGCCCCGACTGAAACAAGGCTTTTTGCCAATCGGTGTTAATGGCAGGCGGATTGGCTGCTCCCGCGAAGGGAGTTTGACCCGCGTTAGTATACATCATACGAGTGACGTCGGCCCACTTCTGGGTGTCAGCTAAGTCGTAGGTTTTCGGGATGTTCTGTACCCCCCCGTAAGCGTTAAAGTTGATGGCTGGCTTGCCGAGCTTGCCACGCCGCGTCGTGATCAGGATTACGCCGTTAGCACCGCGCGAACCGTAAGGCGCCAGCGAAGCCGCATCCTTTAGGATGGTGGTCGACTCAATATCCGAAGGGTTAATATCGCGGATATCGCTGGTCCATACGCCATCTACAACATACAACGGATTGCTATTCAGAGCAATAGAGCCGATACCACGGATGTTTACAATCGGGTTTTGGCCCGGAGCGCCCGAATTATTTACCTGAACGCCTGCCACCCGGCCCTGCAGAGCCTCGGTTACGGAGGCAACCGGCGAGCGTCGGATGTCTTCTTGGCTGACCTTTGATACGGAGCCAGTTACTTGTTCACGGTTGATGGATAAATAACCCACTACCACAACCTCGTTCAAAGCTTTTGTATCAGAGCCCAGCGCTACGTTAACGGTCGTGCGGCCATTGAGGGCAACTTCCTGCGACGTGTAGCCCACGAAAGAGAAGACCAGCGTAGCATTTTCGGGAGCGGTTAGGCTGTACTGGCCGTCGCTGTTAGTTTGTGTCCCGTTGGAAGTTCCCCGTACGACCACGTTTACGCCGGGCAAGGGCTGTCCCTTGTCGTCCAGCACTCGGCCCGAAACAGTCACATCGGCTTGCGAAGCCCAAATGCTGCTATTCTCGTGCCATACAGTAGGTTCGGCAGCTGCTGCCAGCGGCAGACAGCACAGAAGTGCCGGAATGGTCAGCCGTCGCATTTTGGGTACTGGCTTTTTCATAAGAATCTTCTTGCTTAAAAATTGAGTGGGGATGTTTAAAGCACGCAGCAATCGATTGCACAAGTCTACCGTAGAACCGAACTGCTGCTAGGAGTTAGCAGATTGATCAATTGAGGGTCACAAAAAATGGCAAGCGGGTGGAAGAAGAAAGGCGGGCCGTAAACGCTTATTGTCCAGCTTTTCCGGAGTAAAATGTGGGTGGACCTTACTCATTAGAGGGCCTAAGATTAGTGGTAAATAACCCCATTGTCAAGACTAATTGCCCTATTTTAGGTTTCGTTTGCATAATGTTGGGTTTAAAAGCAGTTGCCATTCTGGCTAAAACATGCCTTCCTAATCGTTAAAGGCATACTTTGGTTTAGTCAAACGTTTGCGTAAATAGTCCTCTAAAAAGTGCTTAGTCTACTAGTTAAGTCCGCCAATATTTCGCTCGTCTTGGCTTCATTGGCTACTTCAAGTGCCTTTATTGCAGGGCTGTTTGGAGTTATATCACAGAATATTCTCTACTCCGCGGAAAGCCCCTGGCAAGTATCTACGCTCGCCTTGCCTCATGTTTGTATCTATTTGATTGCGAAGTATTTATAAAATTCACCTCTGTCTTACCATGACATCCGTATTTTCGATCCCTAACACGGACCTTTGCTGCAAGCAGTGGCCTTGCCTAATTGCCTGACGTATTGCTCTTTATAGCCGTTCTACCTACTTCCCATCTCCTTTCCATACTTCATGTTTGACACAACCGAACACTCGCACCGCCGCTACAACCCACTCACGGGAGAATGGATCCTGGTGTCGCCGCACCGCTCCAAGCGCCCTTGGCAAGGCCAGCAGGAAAAAGCCGAGCCCGAAGTGCGTCCCGCTTACGACCCGACCTGCTACCTCTGCCCCGGCAATACCCGCGTGAATGGCGACGTGGTCAACCCGCCTTACACCAGCACGTTCGTGTTCGGCAATGACTTCGCGGCCCTGCAAACCGACGTGCCAGTGGGCTCTGTGGAGGTAGGCGGCCTGTTGCGGGCGGAAGCCGAATCGGGAATGGCACGCGTGATTTGCTTTTCGCCGCGTCACGACCTGACGCTGCCCGAAATGGAGCCTGCCGCCATTCGGCGCGTGGTCGACGTCTGGATTGAGCAGTACCTGGAACTAGGCGCCCGCGACGACATCAACTACGTGCAAATATTTGAGAATAAGGGCTCTATGATGGGAGCCAGCAACCCGCACCCGCACGGCCAGATTTGGGCGCAGCGCACCGTACCCGGCGACCCCGCTAAGGAAACCGTGCAGCAGGAAACGTACTTTAAAGAGCACGGCCGCAGCTTACTATCTGATTATTTGGAGATCGAATTGCGTGAGCAAACGCGCATCGTCTACCAAAACGAGCATTTTGTGGTGCTAGTGCCTTATTGGGCTGTATGGCCATTTGAAACCCTGCTCCTCCCCCGCCGACACGTGCAATCCATCGAGCAACTTACCGATGCCGAAAAAGATGCTTTTGCCGATGCATTGCGCAACCTTACGATTCGCTACGACAACCTCTTCGAAATTTCCTTCCCGTATTCGGCCGGCATTCACCAGCGCCCCACCGATGGGCAACCGCACGAAAGCTGGCACATGCACATGCATTTCTACCCGCCACTGCTGCGCTCGGCTACCGTTCGCAAGTTTATGGTTGGCTACGAGATGCTGGCCAACCCACAACGCGACGTAACTGCTGAGTTCGCCGCCGAACGCCTGCGTAGCTTGTCGGATGTCCACTACAAACTGACCGAGCAGTTAAAGGGATAACCTCTTTATTACCATTCACTTACAAAACAAAAAACCCTTGCCACCGAGTGTAGCAAGGGTTTTTTGTTGCTGGATAACGACTACTTCTTGTTGAGCTTTTTGATCAGGTCAACTTCATCCTGCCTGTAGGGCGTTCCGTCCTTGCGGAAGACTTCGTGAAACCACTCGATGGGTTCGCTGCCGTCTGCTAAGGGCGTGTCCCAGGCATACTTGGTGTTGGTTTTGCCATCGACCAAGCCCCAGTTGATGGCGCCAACATTTTCCTTTTTCATCATGGGCAGCACAGTAGCAAAACGGCTGTTGCGCGGCCGCGCCATATACTCGGTGCAAATCAGCGGACGCCCCGTAGCGCGCAGAAGCTGGATAACACGCTGATGCATAGACACATCTTCGTAGTTATGATAAGTCACCACATCGGAATGTGTGGCCTGGTACGAATTGAGTTTCTCAAAATCCCAGTTCCAGAGCCCGACGCTAACAGGCTGCTCGGGATTGGCGGCGCGGGCCCACGCAAACACGTTGCGCACTAGGGGCAGCGACGTATCGTTTTTACTGTTATTACCGGGTTCGTTGTATAAGTCCCATAGAGCGATGCGTTTATCTTTTCCAAACTGCGTTAGCACGTCGGTTACGTACTTCTGCAAGGCCGGAAATTGCGTTGAGTCTTTGGAAGCCGGGTCGCCGGGGTCTTGTACCCAACCCGAGTTGTGAATGCCGGTTTTGGGAGCTGGCTGAGTTCCGATTTTGGGATCCTTGCCCCAGCAATCGTCAAAAAACACGAAGATGGTTTGGATGTGGTGTTTATCGGCAATGCCCAAATACTGGTCTAAGCGCTGCTTAAATC
This window encodes:
- a CDS encoding SusC/RagA family TonB-linked outer membrane protein — its product is MKKPVPKMRRLTIPALLCCLPLAAAAEPTVWHENSSIWASQADVTVSGRVLDDKGQPLPGVNVVVRGTSNGTQTNSDGQYSLTAPENATLVFSFVGYTSQEVALNGRTTVNVALGSDTKALNEVVVVGYLSINREQVTGSVSKVSQEDIRRSPVASVTEALQGRVAGVQVNNSGAPGQNPIVNIRGIGSIALNSNPLYVVDGVWTSDIRDINPSDIESTTILKDAASLAPYGSRGANGVILITTRRGKLGKPAINFNAYGGVQNIPKTYDLADTQKWADVTRMMYTNAGQTPFAGAANPPAINTDWQKALFQSGRVQNYSLGLSGASEFANYNISGSYFNQKGTIVGPKFDRYSLRLNSGITRGKFHMDQSAQLSRAFTKRVNGIPFIDVIRMLPIIPVYDPTTVSGFGFGNTNQVTFGTNPVGLQKVYNDTNTENRLIASLAPEINIFDFLRYRLNLGMEYLSFQDRTERKYGQAGGLRMNEPVRPAELFEGRGDRLFLLAENTLNFQKSFGNHNVNAVVGYTEQKNTYKFTNATAQGFGTGPTYYWSLGAATGSSSVDGGTRRWTKRSYLAQVAYDYDDRYLLTGAYRHDGSSLVDPANKWGDFFAFSGGWRISKEAFFSGVSGISDLKLRASYGELGNDQLPEYLSFGLINSNVNYPFNGTVVNGAIQNQLASKNLKWESRATTNIGFDLGLMENRVTLAADYYISKTKNALVNPAIPFFEGNVGVNPYTNLGRLENRGFEFQLGYTSDPQKDFRYGVSANLTTLKNRVKELAFEGQNYPGGPSGVARTEAGQPVGAFYLMHKLGIFQTQADVDAHKVQPSAKPGDVKYEDINGDGQITDADRRFTGSPFPKLQYGLNLNFGYKAFDLTAFLQGVQGNDIYNVTRYWTDRMDDNGNFRADLNPWTPSNPSTSTPRPLLGGGLNASPLSDRWLENGSYLRLKNVQLGYTLPKTLLERVKGIGSLRIYLTGQNLLTATKYTGYDPEIVGAGPLARGVDEGNYPNLRTVTAGIQLGF
- a CDS encoding glycoside hydrolase 5 family protein, with the translated sequence MKKIFWFLWLLSFVATGGNAQNRKSKVSKAATATVWTTEKANAWYQQHQWMTGANFIPSTAINQLEMWQAATFDPTTIDKELGWAEGIGFNTMRVFLHHLAWQQDPKGFKQRLDQYLGIADKHHIQTIFVFFDDCWGKDPKIGTQPAPKTGIHNSGWVQDPGDPASKDSTQFPALQKYVTDVLTQFGKDKRIALWDLYNEPGNNSKNDTSLPLVRNVFAWARAANPEQPVSVGLWNWDFEKLNSYQATHSDVVTYHNYEDVSMHQRVIQLLRATGRPLICTEYMARPRNSRFATVLPMMKKENVGAINWGLVDGKTNTKYAWDTPLADGSEPIEWFHEVFRKDGTPYRQDEVDLIKKLNKK
- a CDS encoding UDP-glucose--hexose-1-phosphate uridylyltransferase, with protein sequence MFDTTEHSHRRYNPLTGEWILVSPHRSKRPWQGQQEKAEPEVRPAYDPTCYLCPGNTRVNGDVVNPPYTSTFVFGNDFAALQTDVPVGSVEVGGLLRAEAESGMARVICFSPRHDLTLPEMEPAAIRRVVDVWIEQYLELGARDDINYVQIFENKGSMMGASNPHPHGQIWAQRTVPGDPAKETVQQETYFKEHGRSLLSDYLEIELREQTRIVYQNEHFVVLVPYWAVWPFETLLLPRRHVQSIEQLTDAEKDAFADALRNLTIRYDNLFEISFPYSAGIHQRPTDGQPHESWHMHMHFYPPLLRSATVRKFMVGYEMLANPQRDVTAEFAAERLRSLSDVHYKLTEQLKG